In Prevotella sp. oral taxon 475, one DNA window encodes the following:
- a CDS encoding sigma-70 family RNA polymerase sigma factor, with translation MNIDACRQGDRKALGELYAAYSHRLMGICRRYVKDESVAEDLLHDAFILIFASIGTLKDDARLEGWMSTIVRNLCLHHLQSSSRPTESLDVLPEEPSYGEPSEDDPIADLDTLLAAIEALPKGSREIFKLSVLDELSHKEIGQLLGIAPHSSSSQLFRAKKMLRGMLRHLWLLLLLASAPLWVYFFTTNKEERLSENRPATVNRPPNKRQKTDLKEGGKTARTTDFQVQAPSHQGLYRAAKGEHHTDSATDTRIKVLDAGADIRPAMAHSDAIQQLIAVHPTTTDSLLLLPSLPHRDDRTANAGAEIHRKKRYPWTFNLGSSSNATTGAGLSNENYLSVIDYAKGGAASKIHTWEEYKDYMTRNEALMDSAERVRLARIGTYFSSGNKGLGEDVRHHRPRGLGLSLNKQLDAHWIFGTGVTYTLLKSERTSQFHHTAILKTQRISYIGIPLRLTYRIWEKGRFMAYATGGVTLELPVSGSLQTKYITGSDSISSFRNTLRPRFQWSVGLGVGLQYRLFRPFSFYIEPNAGYYFRNGSTIETYRTAHPFTFGVPFGLRLTW, from the coding sequence ATGAATATAGACGCATGCAGACAGGGCGACCGGAAGGCTCTCGGAGAACTATATGCGGCATATTCCCACCGCTTGATGGGGATATGCCGCCGCTATGTAAAAGACGAAAGCGTGGCCGAAGACCTGCTTCACGATGCTTTCATTCTGATATTCGCCTCGATAGGCACCCTCAAAGACGATGCCCGACTGGAGGGATGGATGTCTACCATTGTGCGGAATCTATGTCTGCACCATCTGCAAAGTTCTTCGCGACCGACAGAATCGCTGGATGTACTCCCGGAAGAACCCTCTTACGGCGAGCCCTCAGAGGACGACCCTATCGCAGACTTGGACACGCTGTTGGCCGCTATCGAGGCTCTGCCCAAGGGAAGCCGAGAGATTTTCAAGCTATCGGTGCTCGACGAACTATCGCACAAGGAGATTGGGCAGTTGCTGGGCATAGCTCCTCACAGTTCGTCTTCGCAGTTGTTCAGAGCAAAGAAGATGCTTCGCGGCATGCTGCGCCACCTTTGGTTGCTGCTTTTGCTGGCATCTGCACCGCTGTGGGTCTATTTTTTCACAACCAACAAGGAAGAACGCCTTTCGGAAAACAGACCTGCGACCGTGAATCGGCCTCCCAACAAACGACAGAAAACAGACCTCAAAGAAGGAGGGAAAACGGCGAGAACAACCGATTTCCAGGTTCAAGCTCCCTCTCACCAAGGGTTGTATAGGGCCGCTAAAGGAGAACATCATACCGATTCTGCCACCGATACGCGGATCAAAGTGCTCGATGCGGGAGCAGACATACGCCCCGCCATGGCCCATTCTGATGCCATACAACAGCTCATCGCTGTGCACCCGACAACTACAGACTCGCTCCTACTGTTGCCTTCGCTGCCCCACCGGGACGACAGAACGGCCAACGCGGGTGCAGAAATCCACCGAAAGAAACGCTATCCCTGGACGTTCAACCTCGGTTCTTCGTCAAATGCGACGACGGGTGCGGGCTTATCCAACGAGAATTATCTCTCGGTGATAGACTATGCCAAAGGGGGTGCAGCCTCGAAGATCCACACTTGGGAGGAATACAAAGACTATATGACCCGCAACGAGGCTTTGATGGACTCGGCGGAGCGCGTTCGGCTCGCCCGGATAGGCACCTATTTCTCTTCCGGCAACAAGGGTTTGGGCGAAGATGTGCGGCATCATCGGCCTCGAGGACTTGGCTTGTCGCTCAACAAACAGCTCGATGCGCATTGGATTTTCGGTACAGGTGTGACCTATACGCTGCTAAAATCGGAACGAACGAGCCAATTCCACCACACCGCCATCCTCAAAACGCAACGCATCTCGTATATCGGCATTCCGCTTCGGCTCACCTATCGCATCTGGGAAAAAGGCCGTTTCATGGCTTATGCCACAGGCGGCGTGACGCTCGAACTGCCCGTCAGCGGTTCGTTGCAAACGAAATACATCACCGGCAGCGACTCGATCAGCAGCTTTAGAAACACGCTCCGGCCTCGTTTCCAATGGTCGGTGGGCCTGGGCGTAGGCCTTCAGTATCGGCTTTTCAGGCCCTTCAGCTTCTACATCGAGCCCAATGCCGGCTATTACTTCCGAAACGGCAGCACCATCGAGACCTATCGCACGGCACATCCCTTCACGTTCGGCGTTCCGTTCGGGCTCCGACTCACGTGGTGA
- a CDS encoding putative toxin-antitoxin system toxin component, PIN family, which translates to MKVVIDTNLWISFLMGGSSSDRLEKLFRNHSIKIVMSEQLESEIMNVVQRPKFRKYFTEKDYQHLLYFIRRRSEYHEPPRVNRYCRDPKDDFLLELALVSNAHFLLTGDEDLLIVEHVGKCCILTLSAFEQHYKI; encoded by the coding sequence ATGAAAGTCGTTATTGACACGAATTTATGGATTAGTTTCTTGATGGGAGGTTCTTCTTCAGATCGTTTGGAGAAACTGTTCCGAAACCATTCCATCAAAATTGTCATGTCAGAACAATTGGAATCTGAAATCATGAATGTTGTGCAGCGTCCTAAATTCCGCAAATATTTCACGGAGAAAGATTATCAACATTTACTTTATTTTATACGAAGACGCTCCGAATACCATGAACCTCCGAGAGTCAATCGCTATTGCCGCGACCCCAAAGATGATTTCCTACTCGAATTAGCTCTCGTATCTAACGCCCACTTTCTATTAACTGGAGATGAGGATTTACTGATAGTGGAACACGTTGGTAAATGTTGTATTCTTACACTCTCTGCATTTGAACAGCATTACAAAATTTAG
- a CDS encoding radical SAM/SPASM domain-containing protein, producing the protein MYNLQDYLYNGLIFVNNILRKRHKKLTSLMIYSTTSCQSRCQHCSIWKKPTVHLTLNDIIQLMNSRCITPQTVVGLEGGEFVLHPEADEIMQWFDTHHPNYTLLTNALAVEKVIAAVKRHRPKHLYVSLDGKRDTYLYMRGRDGYDKVMQVIEACKTRLPVSLMFCLSPWNTFEDMTHVIEIAQKYGIDVRIGIYSTMSFFDTTKGLMETNDNDFLSKIPPGIHQTKENYDFVALYDEWKNQRLQLRCHSIFSELVVHSNGDVPLCQNLDVILGNIHHNTLDEIFNSRPTRKTQCRYSNTCNNCWINYHRKYDIILLRNLEKMFPKRLIELFYGKYQWTNCRHTTYRRHIKSITASTFTR; encoded by the coding sequence ATGTACAACCTACAAGACTATCTATATAACGGACTGATATTTGTCAACAACATCCTGCGAAAACGGCATAAGAAACTCACTTCGCTGATGATCTATTCTACCACCAGCTGTCAGTCGCGTTGCCAACACTGCTCCATTTGGAAGAAACCAACCGTCCATTTAACTCTGAACGACATTATCCAACTGATGAACAGCCGATGTATCACCCCTCAAACAGTCGTGGGACTGGAGGGCGGAGAGTTTGTTCTGCATCCCGAGGCCGACGAAATCATGCAATGGTTCGACACGCATCACCCCAACTACACGCTGCTTACCAACGCTCTGGCCGTAGAAAAGGTGATCGCTGCCGTGAAACGCCATCGCCCCAAACATCTGTATGTGTCTCTCGATGGCAAGCGGGACACCTATTTATATATGCGCGGCAGAGATGGATACGACAAGGTGATGCAGGTGATCGAGGCCTGTAAAACACGCTTGCCGGTATCGTTGATGTTCTGTCTTTCTCCCTGGAACACGTTCGAAGACATGACACACGTCATCGAGATAGCCCAAAAATACGGGATCGATGTGCGTATCGGCATCTACAGTACGATGTCTTTCTTCGACACAACAAAGGGCCTGATGGAGACGAACGACAACGATTTTCTTTCGAAAATACCGCCCGGCATCCATCAAACAAAGGAGAACTACGACTTTGTGGCTCTGTATGACGAGTGGAAAAACCAACGACTGCAACTGCGTTGTCACAGCATTTTCAGTGAGTTGGTGGTGCACTCCAATGGCGATGTGCCATTATGCCAAAACTTAGATGTGATCTTGGGCAACATTCATCATAACACATTGGACGAGATTTTCAACTCTCGCCCAACTCGTAAGACGCAATGCCGCTATTCGAACACCTGCAACAACTGCTGGATCAACTACCATCGGAAATACGACATCATCCTTTTGCGAAACCTCGAAAAGATGTTTCCCAAACGATTGATCGAGCTTTTCTACGGCAAATATCAATGGACGAACTGTCGCCACACCACCTATCGCCGCCATATCAAAAGTATAACCGCTTCAACATTCACACGATGA
- a CDS encoding Gfo/Idh/MocA family protein — translation MNYLKSLITRYKNRRSNSVLTDCYTHSYALVGLGNHCIENLLPVIHHLQLPLKYVCCTSKQKANFITRKYPGVKGTVSLPEILNDRAVSGVFVATHPQAHFDIAGSMIEAGKALFIEKPPCKDGAQLSALLEKRKQYGEQPIIVGLQRRFAPATHILRKQLKKDAAYHYHYRYLTGLYPEGDALLDLMIHPLDYVSFLFGPATIKASESIQLKNGGQTWFILLQHQRVTGIIELSTAYSWAQSEEQLDINTNGGRYTLHNLEQLNFCPKQPSPFGIPLEKVFTNSSTRCLYSPNSFIPTVRNNSIYTQGFLTEIKTFAEMVEKRREDTGLFGLESLAGTYALIDQLRKKENV, via the coding sequence ATGAACTATTTGAAGAGCCTCATCACCCGATATAAAAATCGTCGCAGCAACTCCGTTTTGACCGACTGCTACACACACTCATATGCTCTTGTGGGGTTAGGAAACCATTGCATCGAGAATCTCTTGCCCGTCATCCACCATCTGCAATTGCCTTTAAAGTATGTTTGTTGCACGTCTAAGCAGAAAGCAAACTTCATCACGAGAAAGTATCCAGGCGTAAAAGGAACCGTCTCTCTTCCCGAAATCTTGAACGATAGGGCTGTTTCGGGTGTCTTTGTAGCCACCCATCCGCAGGCACATTTCGATATTGCAGGCAGCATGATCGAAGCCGGTAAAGCTCTTTTCATCGAAAAACCACCCTGCAAAGACGGTGCACAGCTCTCGGCATTGCTCGAAAAGAGAAAGCAATATGGCGAACAACCCATCATCGTGGGCCTGCAACGACGTTTTGCTCCGGCAACGCACATCCTGCGAAAACAACTGAAGAAAGACGCCGCTTACCACTATCATTATCGCTATCTCACAGGGCTCTACCCCGAAGGTGATGCTTTGCTCGACCTGATGATTCATCCACTCGATTACGTTTCCTTTCTCTTCGGACCGGCAACGATCAAGGCTTCCGAGTCCATCCAACTCAAAAACGGCGGGCAGACGTGGTTCATTCTCCTGCAACATCAACGAGTGACGGGTATCATCGAACTGTCTACGGCCTACTCTTGGGCACAATCTGAAGAGCAATTGGACATCAATACCAATGGCGGACGTTATACTTTGCACAATCTCGAACAGCTGAATTTCTGCCCAAAGCAGCCTTCTCCGTTTGGGATTCCTTTGGAAAAGGTCTTTACCAACAGCTCTACCCGCTGTCTATACAGCCCAAACAGTTTCATTCCGACCGTCCGCAACAACTCCATCTATACACAAGGATTCCTCACAGAGATAAAAACCTTTGCCGAAATGGTAGAGAAAAGGCGCGAAGATACGGGTCTATTCGGCTTGGAAAGCCTTGCAGGCACCTACGCTCTGATCGATCAACTGCGCAAAAAAGAAAACGTTTAA
- a CDS encoding DEAD/DEAH box helicase gives MKTFEELGVSEQICRAIEELGFEQPMPVQEEVIPYLLGNGNDVIALAQTGTGKTAAYGIPVLQKTDPQSKQTQALILSPTRELCLQIADDLADFSKYIQGLHVVPVYGGASIEMQIRQLRKGAQIIVATPGRLIDLMKRGVAQLDAVNNVVLDEADEMLNMGFTESINAIFEGVPAERNTLLFSATMSREIEKIAKSYLHDYKEIVVGSRNEGAEKVNHIYYMVNAKDKYLALKRLVDFYPRIFAIIFCRTKVETQEIADKLIRDGYNAEALHGDLSQQQRDLTMQKFRNHNVQFLVATDVAARGLDVDDLTHVINYGLPDDIESYTHRSGRTGRAGKKGTSISIIHTRERSKVKAIEKIIQKEFVDGTLPSAKEICSKQLYKVMDEILKVDVNEEDIAPFLEEINRHFEYIDKEDLIKKIVSMTFGRFLDYYANAPEIEKPSGKRSERNAGRSERGGRTERGTRGQRKAEAGYCRLFINLGKDDGFYPGEVMQFINRHVHGRQEVGHIDLLGKFSYIEVPETDAQKVIRAIDGTQYKGRDVRCNHADEPGHGRAYGGGKGGRKTGRYDVFKGKPNTESNGKRGKRQQRSLEEEANTGDWRQFFQHNTPKLKGEEPDFSEEGWARRRPKK, from the coding sequence TTGAAGACATTTGAAGAATTGGGCGTGAGCGAGCAGATTTGCCGCGCCATTGAAGAGCTGGGCTTCGAGCAGCCCATGCCAGTTCAGGAAGAAGTAATCCCCTATCTGTTGGGAAATGGTAACGATGTCATCGCTCTGGCGCAAACAGGAACGGGCAAGACCGCCGCTTATGGCATACCCGTACTGCAAAAAACAGATCCCCAGAGCAAACAAACACAAGCTTTGATTTTAAGTCCGACGCGCGAACTTTGCCTGCAAATCGCCGACGACCTGGCCGACTTTTCCAAGTATATCCAGGGTTTACACGTCGTGCCCGTTTACGGAGGAGCTTCCATCGAGATGCAAATCCGCCAACTCAGAAAGGGTGCACAGATCATCGTTGCTACTCCGGGACGCCTCATCGACTTGATGAAGCGCGGCGTAGCACAGCTCGATGCCGTGAATAACGTGGTGCTCGACGAGGCAGACGAGATGCTCAACATGGGCTTTACCGAAAGTATCAACGCCATTTTCGAAGGTGTTCCCGCCGAAAGGAACACGCTCTTGTTCTCGGCCACCATGAGTAGAGAAATCGAAAAGATTGCCAAGAGCTATCTGCACGACTACAAAGAGATTGTCGTCGGCAGCCGGAACGAGGGTGCAGAGAAGGTGAACCACATCTATTATATGGTGAATGCGAAGGACAAATACCTGGCTTTGAAACGCCTGGTCGACTTCTACCCGCGCATTTTCGCCATTATCTTCTGCCGAACGAAGGTAGAGACGCAAGAGATTGCCGACAAACTGATTCGAGATGGCTACAATGCAGAAGCCCTTCACGGCGATTTGAGTCAGCAACAGCGAGACCTCACGATGCAGAAGTTCCGTAATCACAACGTGCAGTTCCTTGTTGCCACCGATGTAGCGGCCCGTGGGCTCGACGTCGACGACCTGACGCACGTCATCAACTATGGTTTGCCCGACGACATCGAGAGCTACACCCATCGAAGCGGCCGTACCGGGCGCGCCGGAAAGAAAGGAACGTCGATCTCCATCATCCATACCCGCGAACGCTCGAAGGTGAAAGCCATCGAGAAAATCATCCAAAAAGAGTTCGTAGACGGCACGTTGCCCTCGGCAAAAGAGATCTGCAGCAAACAGCTTTACAAGGTGATGGACGAGATTCTCAAGGTAGACGTCAACGAAGAAGACATTGCGCCCTTCCTGGAGGAAATCAATCGCCACTTTGAATACATCGATAAGGAAGACCTGATCAAAAAGATTGTGAGCATGACCTTTGGTCGTTTTCTCGATTATTATGCCAATGCGCCCGAAATCGAAAAGCCTTCGGGCAAGCGAAGCGAACGAAACGCGGGCAGATCGGAGCGCGGCGGGCGTACGGAACGGGGCACAAGAGGACAGCGAAAGGCCGAAGCGGGCTATTGTCGCCTCTTTATCAACCTCGGAAAAGACGACGGTTTTTATCCCGGCGAGGTGATGCAGTTCATCAATCGCCATGTGCACGGCCGGCAAGAGGTGGGTCACATCGATTTGCTGGGCAAGTTTTCGTATATCGAAGTGCCCGAGACCGACGCGCAAAAGGTGATTCGTGCCATCGACGGAACCCAATACAAAGGGCGCGATGTGCGCTGCAACCATGCCGATGAGCCCGGCCATGGCCGTGCCTACGGTGGTGGAAAAGGCGGCAGAAAGACCGGGCGTTACGACGTTTTTAAGGGAAAACCGAACACCGAAAGCAACGGCAAGCGTGGCAAACGCCAACAACGCAGCTTGGAAGAAGAGGCCAACACGGGCGACTGGCGACAGTTTTTCCAGCACAACACGCCGAAACTGAAAGGCGAGGAGCCCGATTTCTCGGAAGAGGGATGGGCCAGACGCCGCCCCAAGAAATAG